Proteins from a single region of Punica granatum isolate Tunisia-2019 chromosome 8, ASM765513v2, whole genome shotgun sequence:
- the LOC116188097 gene encoding uncharacterized protein LOC116188097, translated as MGSDAGTTSVIAKLMGLDDLPNQRPIQKRGRVLSEEYFQRVASIGVRERSPSPEKYSSRMGPKRPEDFSAFIRVVGIPRQDKLHMKEVDSKKLSLNGNVKSRRLEETSYALETVSKHIHIPTKIVLLRPHRGAEEISLSDFSRLRSSESSSAGCMKSRNFPGPSRYWKDSSHEIELVGQRPRVSSEEVEEIARQVKSSNMISMSLCAPNWKKSQNIESSVSSSNSSYIAQEAKKEMSERFMMIKESQEPGSGSRRKTLGEMLSMQSQRMGPRNVNCNSHDSGTGMKNATHDINRSKRLKVSRHSFEYKSRDRDSTSKEVLQPGKAAFCYTKSHSRLLDPECNSSISGLVLKFDSLRNEAGSLSEGKDVATSSVEEDNIASRSLGAHTATYETPAWSLEMKESVSSSNCSENLAKEEEPAEFPEEDAVSMRSSIGPESFKSFEEPYQPSPDSVLEPLEEGISSDLGLDLSGMQTLPFKLESLEECLEKHRMTVSSDEEDDDERSSNNFEETADFMRFLRAEESRDFLYLVNVLSEAGLNGGNLMENLIKWHSTATPVDPSIFEILEIKYGEQKSWKRSERKLLFDRINLGLIDILLQSISMPSWAKPVSARISSRPDAEITEEALWTLLLRQENEARKESENVLGDDLGWSDLGECVDIVSREIQELLIEELAAEFF; from the exons ATGGGTTCCGACGCGGGCACAACTAGCGTTATTGCAAAATTGATGGGCCTCGATGATCTGCCAAATCAACGTCCCATTCAGAAACGGGGAAGAGTGCTTTCAGAGGAATATTTCCAAAGAGTTGCTTCTATAGGAGTCCGAGAGAGGAGTCCATCCCCTGAGAAATATTCATCTAGGATGGGCCCCAAAAGGCCTGAGGATTTCAGTGCCTTCATCAGAGTGGTGGGAATACCCAGGCAGGATAAACTCCATATGAAGGAAGTCGACAGCAAAAAGTTGAGCTTGAATGGGAACGTTAAATCCAGACGCTTGGAGGAAACCTCCTATGCTCTTGAAACTGTGTCCAAGCATATACACATTCCTACGAAGATTGTTCTTCTAAGACCTCATCGCGGAGCAGAAGAGATCTCCTTGAGTGATTTCTCTCGGCTAAGATCAAGTGAAAGTTCGAGTGCAGGTTGTATGAAATCCAGAAATTTCCCTGGCCCTTCTAGATACTGGAAAGATTCTTCCCATGAAATTGAACTCGTTGGACAAAGACCAAGAGTCTCCAGCGAAGAAGTGGAGGAAATAGCTAGACAAGTGAAGTCTAGTAACATGATATCTATGTCCTTATGTGCTCCCAATTGGAAGAAGAGCCAAAATATTGAATCTTCAGTTTCTTCTTCTAATAGTTCATATATTGCTCAGGAAGCTAAGAAGGAGATGTCAGAAAGGTTTATGATGATAAAGGAGTCCCAAGAACCTGGCTCCGGTTCTAGGCGGAAGACACTCGGTGAAATGCTATCCATGCAGAGTCAACGAATGGGACCTCGaaatgtaaattgcaattcCCATGATTCGGGAACAGGGATGAAGAATGCCACACATGATATTAACCGTTCTAAGAGACTCAAAGTTTCAAGGCATTCATTTGAGTACAAATCAAGAGATAGAGATTCTACCTCCAAGGAGGTTCTCCAACCTGGGAAGGCAGCTTTTTGCTACACGAAATCCCATTCTCGTTTACTAGATCCTGAGTGCAACTCCTCAATTAGTGGGTTGGTGTTGAAGTTTGACAGCCTAAGAAATGAAGCAGGGAGTCTTTCTGAAGGGAAAGATGTGGCTACTTCGAGTGTAGAAGAAGATAACATTGCTAGCAGGTCTTTGGGAGCTCATACAGCCACATATGAGACACCAGCGTGGAGCTTGGAAATGAAAGAGTCTGTTTCTTCATCTAATTGTTCAGAAAATCTAGCGAAAGAG GAAGAACCAGCTGAGTTTCCTGAAGAAGACGCTGTTTCCATGCGCTCTTCCATCGGACCTGAATCTTTCAAGAGCTTCGAAGAGCCTTATCAGCCTAGTCCAGATTCAGTTCTCGAACCTCTTGAGGAGGGGATCTCATCTGATCTGGGGCTTGATCTCTCTG GAATGCAAACTCTTCCTTTTAAGTTGGAGTCTTTAGAAGAATGCCTAGAAAAACATAGAATGACTGTATCAAgcgatgaagaagatgatgatgagcgGTCTTCAAACAACTTTGAAGAGACAGCAGATTTTATGAGGTTCTTGAGAGCTGAAGAGAGCAGAGATTTCTTGTATCTTGTCAATGTCCTGTCCGAGGCAGGCCTTAATGGAGGAAACCTGATGGAGAACCTCATCAAATGGCACTCCACAGCTACCCCTGTAGACCCATCAATCTTTGAGATCCTGGAGATAAAATATGGTGAGCAGAAGTCCTGGAAGAGGTCGGAGAGGAAGCTCTTATTCGACCGTATCAATCTCGGGCTGATTGATATTCTTCTTCAGTCCATCAGCATGCCCTCCTGGGCGAAGCCTGTTTCAGCCCGGATTAGTTCCAGACCAGACGCTGAGATTACTGAGGAAGCATTGTGGACCCTGCTTCTCAGACAGGAAAATGAAGCGAGAAAGGAGTCTGAGAATGTGCTTGGAGATGATCTCGGGTGGTCGGACTTGGGAGAATGTGTAGATATTGTCAGTAGAGAGATACAGGAGTTATTAATTGAAGAACTTGCAGCGGAGTTTTTTTAG
- the LOC116187820 gene encoding protein-tyrosine-phosphatase MKP1 → MVGKEDPNARKTFWRSASWSASRTAQQNPNGVEEVNGSDPNGSNPESFGANRRFPVPLTPRSQQNWKNRSCLPPLQPLSIARRSLDDWPKAGSDDVGEWPQPPTPSGNSKGGERLKLDMSAIQRAPDRNGGLVKREKIAFFDKECSKVAEHIYLGGDAVARDRNILKQNGITHVLNCVGFVCPEYFKADFVYRTLWLQDSPTEDITSILYDVFDYFEDVREQHGRVFVHCCQGVSRSTSLVIAYLMWREGQSFDDAFQFVKAARGIADPNMGFACQLLQCQKRVHAFPLSPSSLLRMYRLAPHSPYDPLHLVPKMLTDPSPSALDSRGAFIVQVPSSIYVWIGRDCEAIMERDARGAVCQIVRYERVQGPVLMIKEGGEPSYFWDAFSNLLPLMDKSGNGVAIKDQRAGKVGERKVDSYDVDFEIFQKAVKGGVVPPFAASENEHETHLPARESDWSMLRRKFAPSNMKEFVSVPKLILSRVYSDSMMVVHSPSSNSPASSTVSSSSSSSSPAYLSPDSISSDSSSSSKYFSESSQNSPSAASCSIPVSSTLSNLCNLSLNPSKSVPQSTSTNSEFIDINFSSRTQPQSASSHIRKLSLSLAERRGSMSRALKLPVMTDNVRFAEPPPNDLALKEDGIRLNGNGCSPSEFHLYSENMTNGVVDVMRERKLEESADAGVLPPREAACARDPSGMAGSVCQCKEQMQLAVYRWPSLEKVASIASSDLRSEAAFAILSVRKGLDKDLDRFVYLWIGRFFAVDKGKAHIGRGTGIDDPEKIDWEQVGYDFLSRIGLPKDTNIKIVREDDEPEEFLALLRSINANGTKEGSGIKLAS, encoded by the exons ATGGTGGGCAAGGAAGATCCTAATGCCCGCAAGACCTTCTGGCGGTCTGCCTCGTGGTCTGCCTCCCGGACCGCCCAGCAAAACCCTAATGGCGTTGAAGAGGTCAATGGCTCTGATCCAAATGGGAGCAATCCCGAGAGTTTCGGGGCAAATCGTCGCTTCCCGGTTCCTTTAACCCCGCGCTCACAGCAGAACTGGAAGAATCGGTCTTGTTTGCCGCCTCTTCAGCCGCTCTCTATCGCGAGGCGGAGCCTTGATGACTGGCCAAAAGCGGGGTCTGATGATGTGGGTGAGTGGCCGCAGCCTCCGACCCCCAGTGGGAACAGTAAAGGTGGAGAGAGGCTGAAGCTCGATATGTCAGCCATCCAACGAGCACCTGATAGGAATGGAGGGTTAGTGAAGCGTGAAAAGATTGCATTCTTCGATAAGGAGTGCTCCAAGGTGGCCGAACATATCTATCTAGGCGGAGATGCTGTTGCCAGAGATAGGAATATTCTGAAGCAGAATGGGATCACTCATGTCTTGAATTGTGTCGGGTTTGTTTGCCCGGAATATTTCAAGGCCGATTTCGTGTACAGGACTCTGTGGTTGCAGGACAGTCCAACGGAGGATATTACCAGTATCTTGTATGATGTGTTCGATTATTTCGAGGATGTGAGGGAGCAACATGGGAGGGTTTTCGTACACTGTTGCCAGGGGGTCTCGAGGTCGACTTCATTGGTGATAGCATATCTCATGTGGAGGGAAGGCCAAAGTTTTGACGATGCGTTTCAGTTTGTGAAGGCTGCGAGGGGGATAGCAGATCCAAACATGGGTTTTGCTTGTCAGCTATTGCAGTGTCAGAAAAGGGTCCATGCTTTCCCTTTGAGTCCGAGCTCACTGCTTAGGATGTATAGGCTTGCTCCACATTCGCCTTATGATCCCTTGCATCTGGTTCCAAAGATGTTGACTGATCCTTCCCCATCTGCGTTGGACTCTAGAGGGGCATTCATCGTGCAGGTCCCGTCTTCTATATATGTCTGGATCGGTAGGGACTGTGAGGCTATTATGGAAAGAGATGCTCGGGGAGCTGTTTGTCAGATCGTGAGGTATGAGAGAGTACAAGGGCCAGTCTTAATGATCAAGGAAGGGGGGGAGCCTTCATATTTTTGGGATGCATTTTCTAACCTGTTGCCTCTGATGGATAAGTCCGGGAATGGAGTTGCAATTAAGGATCAAAGAGCAGGGAAAGTAGGTGAGAGAAAGGTGGATTCCTATGATGTTGATTTTGAGATATTTCAGAAAGCTGTAAAAGGTGGAGTTGTTCCTCCTTTTGCAGCATCGGAGAATGAACATGAAACCCACCTCCCTGCCAGGGAGAGCGATTGGAGCATGCTCAGGCGCAAATTTGCCCCCAGTAACATGAAGGAGTTTGTTTCAGTTCCAAAGCTGATTCTCTCGAGAGTTTATTCGGACTCGATGATGGTAGTGCATTCTCCTTCAAGCAATTCCCCTGCTTCATCGACCGTATCATCTTCCTCTTCGTCTTCCTCCCCTGCTTATCTCTCTCCTGATTCCATCTCTTCTGATTCGAGCAGCAgctcaaaatatttttctgagTCGTCTCAGAATTCTCCTTCAGCAGCTTCATGCTCTATCCCAGTGTCGTCTACTCTGTCTAACCTCTGTAATCTATCTCTTAACCCATCAAAATCAGTCCCTCAATCCACGTCTACGAACTCTGAATTTATTgacattaatttttcttcacGGACGCAGCCTCAGTCAGCTTCTTCACATATTAGGAAACTTTCACTGTCGCTTGCAGAACGTAGAGGTAGCATGTCCAGGGCTTTGAAGTTGCCTGTGATGACTGATAATGTAAGGTTCGCTGAACCTCCTCCAAATGATCTTGCCTTGAAGGAAGATGGTATCAGGCTGAACGGGAATGGTTGTTCCCCAAGTGAGTTTCATTTGTACAGTGAAAACATGACAAATGGGGTTGTAGATGTGATGCGAGAGCGCAAGTTGGAGGAGTCTGCCGATGCTGGTGTCCTGCCTCCTAGAGAAGCTGCTTGTGCTCGAGATCCATCTGGGATGGCTGGAAGTGTTTGTCAGTGTAAAGAACAAATGCAATTAGCTGTATATCGTTGGCCTAGTTTAGAAAAGGTTGCCTCTATTGCTAGCAGTGATCTGAGATCTGAAGCTGCTTTTGCTATCTTGTCTGTGAGAAAGGGTCTAGACAAGGATTTGGATAGGTTTGTATATTTGTGGATAGGAAGGTTCTTTGCTGTTGACAAAGGCAAAGCTCATATAGGTAGAGGTACGGGGATAGATGATCCAGAGAAGATTGACTGGGAGCAAGTTGGTTATGATTTCCTCTCCCGGATTGGTCTTCCAAAAGACACCAACATTAAG ATCGTTAGAGAAGATGACGAACCTGAGGAATTTCTTGCACTGTTGCGATCAATCAATGCTAACGGGACCAAAGAGGGATCCGGTATAAAATTAGCTTCATAG